Within the Platichthys flesus chromosome 16, fPlaFle2.1, whole genome shotgun sequence genome, the region TGTGcgcatgtacagtatatatatagcTGAAAACTAAGTGTAATGCAATTGCAAATTTgcatgtatgtttatgtgtgcacatacagtatgagtgtctttttttccatttgaatcTATTTTCTTTGCTAACTGCACcagctatttctttttttttctctgcctgtTTGTCAGGTACAGTGGTTGCTGGACAACTATGAGACAGCTGAAGGAGTGAGTCTGCCCCGTTCCACCCTCTACTGCCACTATCTGCTGCACTGTCAGGAGCAGAAACTAGAGCCTGTTAATGCTGCCTCTTTTGGGAAACTCATTAGATCTGTTTTCATGGGGCTACGCACACGACGCCTGGGCACTCGGTAAGATGGCTGATCAGACAACGCTATATAAGACATAATAGACCATATGCACACTTATTTCCCTTTAGTACACAAGTTCCCCAGTTGACACTGAAGGGTTTTTATTGACATCTTACTAATGTgaataatttgaatgtatttttccaTTATGTTGGTTTCTGCTGAAAATCTTTTATGTTATAGAAATTTTGAATGttactgtgacatcacagagagagcagggaagaagacagacagaaaagtgACAGAAAAGCGAAGCACATTAGTAGAGAACAGCTACGCGGCTTACaatttatttcacacacacaagtaatCCATATTGATCTCAAAAAGTGCATGCACGAAAAGTTTTTTCCTGCTGGAGAGCAAAGGAGAATTTTTTCAGGAATATCTGCAGAGGTGCTTGTGTAGAACTAGTGTAGGAAGAAATGTGGGtagagatggagacagacagtgtgtgagtgagttgaTAGGCgaagagagtgagaaagacTGACGTTTTAGAAACGTttggttatatatatatgtcaaatTGTCAAACCACATGGTCTggttgtttattgtattttatgaaattaaagATATGCATGTATATAAACTTGCTCCTCTCACATCCCTTTGCTTTTGTCTCTGTAGACCTAATGTGTCGTAATATGTTCAATGtcaagtgaaaacatgttttgtctGTTCCTGACAGGGGTAATTCAAAATACCACTACTATGGCCTGAGGATCAAGGCAGGTTCCTCTCTTCTCCGTTTGATGGAAGACCAGCAACATCTGGCCATGAGGCAGCAGCcattttcacagaaacagaGGTACACACATAGTTTCCACTCCTGGTTCCATTTCTCAGTTGTtgctttcttcctctctttccaaTTCCTTTATATGGCCACAGCGCTGACTCATGTTTTCTGCCCGTCTCTCACACTGTTTTATGTTCTTTCAAAAATCCTGTTGGAGTTCCAAGCAACTTTTATTGTTAATATGATAACACAGAATTGTTACTTCTTTTCACTTTAATACTTATCTCTCTTTTTTGCTGAATATATATCTAGTCAGTCTCATGTAGATAACTCCTTGTTCCCACCAGGTTGAAGCCTGTGCACAAAGTGGAAGGAATGACAAACGGCACTGCGTCAGGAGcaggccagcagcagcagcagcagcaacaggggTCAGGGCACGTGGACATCAGCACCCAAGTTCAACAGTACCAGCAGTTCTTAGGTGTGTTCAGTGAACAAATATCTGAAGCTATGACAGTAATGGCTTAATGAATGTGATTGAACATGTAATTGCTCTATGCACGTGATGTGATTTCTCACATCCAGTTATCTCgtttcctgtgtttcagatgCGTCTAGATCTCTACCAGAGTTCGCAGATATCGACCTTCAGGGGAAGTCTCTGCCGGAGGGTATCGAACTGGAGCACATCAAGAGCTTTCAGCTGCTGTACAGAGAGCACTGTGAGGTAAGCAGCTGAAAGGACACTGGTTAGTGAGTATTAATGAGTGACTTTTCTATCCAGTGGCTATCGAGTCAGTCGTAGAGAGTCAAAGTTCTCAGCCAACATCACACATGAAGTCCAGCAGTTAAGCATAGTCCTGACATTGTGTGCTCGGTCATTCATTATCAGTCAGTGATGTATGAGATATTTGGGTTCATTCTTTCAGGCCATACTTGATGTGATGGTCAACCTGCAGTTTACCCTGGTGGAGACACTGTGGAAGACCTTCTGGAGATTCAGCCAGAGCCAGGATGGAGATCCCACGTTGGCTGTGTGAGTGGTTAAATATTTAAGCCAAACATTCAGAATTCAGTTTCTGTCCTTGTGGCAGTAGCAGtgctattttcatttcatttacaaaCTGTGTGCGTGTCTTTCAGTCATGATGAGTCAGAGAAGCGTCTCCCTAAATCCTGCCTGGTGATTCTGTGCAAGTATGACCCAGTGCTGCGCTGGAGCCGTGACTGTGACAACAGCCTGTACCAGAGCCTGGTGGAGATCCTCATCCCTGATGTCCTCAGGCCCATCCCCAGTAAGGCCCTACAATAAGTATGAATTTGGAAAATACACCTTGACTTTCCTGCTGTGAAAGTGACCACAAAGAAATATCAgctaataaataatgaaaaaattaAACTTGGCTTCCGGTTGGGATTAAAGCATACTGTATATCTACATACCTACAGCACATGCCAATAGAAATACCCAGGTAACGGGGCTTCTTAAGGCCAGGTGTCAACTCCTGGAACTATTAAGAACTACAATGTCCCTACATACATCCAAAGGCCCAACTGTCCCATTCTGAAACCACTTTTAAATTCGTAAGATCCAGATCAAGCACAACCGCCCTAGCGGAGGTAATGAGAGAACAGAGGTCAACGTTTCACATGTACAATCTATAAATGGCACATGGAGAGAACACATACCACAGACAAGGCTAGCGTCTGATGTTGCCATGCTAAAGTAAGGAAACCATTCCTGTATCCACCTGTTTGTCCCGGTCCACTGGACatttgaatgggttcttcctcggGTCATCCCCCACCTCATCTCATAATTTCATAGAAATTCAACTACATAAAAGTAATTTTATATGATACAGTACATGACCAAGACATCTGTTGATCCTGCAAATCCTCACTCCATTTGAACCTTGTGTTTGATAATCATTGACCTAGGCCCATTCTCAGGAAATCTGAAGTGAACATGATTaaactttcttttctcttcttcctccttctcccagGTGCCTTAACTCAAGCCATCCGTAATTTCGCCAAGAGCCTGGAGAGCTGGCTGACCAATGCCATGATGAACATCCCAGAGGAGATGGTCCGAATCAAGGTACTTGTAGAGCGctacaaaagaaaacatatgtGACATAAGTGCAACTAATTTCTCTTTGAGAATATCTCTGAGCATAAAAAATCTCTGTGTGTAGTAACTTTTGCCTTTTCATAACAAGTCTCACAGTTTAAATTGCAAAAATTAACTTATTCACCAGGATGATTGATCTTGAAAAGTTGTTTGAATAAATGCTTGTAACACTTAATCAATAACATGGAACTACTCATGAAGACCTAAGTACTGAAATAACCCCAAAGCTGGTAAATATGGTTGTTCGCTGACTTATTTGTATGTTTCCAGGTTATTGAAATGAAGCGTGTaaatgttttgatatctgacccATCTTTCATTATTTGCATGACATGCTTTCTCAGGTAACTTCAGCCAATGCGTTTGCTCAGACACTGCGTCGCTACACCAGTCTGAACCACCTCGCCCAGGCTGCCCGCGCTGTCCTCCAGAACACAGCTCAGATCAACCAGATGCTCTCGGACCTCAACCGCGTTGATTTTGCAAACGTCCAGGTCGGTTTAGTTTATGACAGCATGCATGTCACCTCATAGGAATTTCAGTGTTTGTGACTGCTGTAGGCTGTAGTCTTATTGAGGTTTCTGTGACAGAAATTCTGTCTTTTGTGCAACTTCCCTCTCAAGGAAATGTGAAACAAGCTCTGTGTCATTTCTCAGAAATGCTCTTTCACCTTCCTTCAGCTGGTAGTAGAGAACTGTCTATAGTTGCCCTCCCTCTTCTGTTTAAAGTGTAGACTGTGTAAACTTTACTGATACTTTACTTAACTGAATTTCcttcgggattaataaagtatacatctatctatctatctatctatctatctatctatctaaatgaTGCAACTAATGCCAGATGTGACAGCCTCTTACTGATACGCTGACCTGTCCTGTCTGCCCTTTGCAGGAGCAGGCTTCGTGGGTGTGCCGGTGTGAAGACCGCGTTGTGCAGCGGCTGGAGCAGGATTTCAAGCTGACCCTTCAGCAGCAGAACTCCCTGGAGCAGTGGGCTGCGTGGCTGGATGGCGTAGTTTCCCAGGTCTTAAAGCCCTACCAGCACAGCTCTACCTTCCCGAAGGCCGCTAAGCTCTTCCTGCTCAAGTGGTCCTTTTACAGGTGCGATGATAAAAGTAGATTTTGGAATTGAAACTTTGGGGGCCAAGAATTTGTCTCTGGTCCCAGTTTCTCAAAGAAACAGAATGGCAGATTAATAGATATTGGGAACAGTTGTAAGTTGCAGCCCTGCTAATTAAGTAGCCAAGATTATCTTTTACATTAGTTTATCTTCACATGTTCATCTAAAATAAGGAATTTGAGGTAATTAAGGAACAAGGAACATTGAATTTGGTGGAGATGACTCATTCTTTACCTTCTGAACTTTGTCATTGTGAAACACTgagtacttcctgtttctggTTAGAGAAGATGTGATATAGCTCCTGAATGTATTTGTAACAGTTCCTTCATTCCCACCGTCCCTGCTCTCCAGTTCCATGGTGATCAGGGACTTAACCCTGCGGAGTGCAGCCAGTTTCGGTTCCTTTCACTTGATCCGCCTGCTCTACGATGAGTACATGTACTACCTGATTGAGCACAGAGTGGCCCAAGCTAAAGGAGAAACCCCCATCGCTGTCATGGGAGAGgtaccatcacacacacacactcacacacaaagacacacataaattaaatatacaacGTAAGCCATTCTAACAAATTCCCTTCTTGCTATTAGTTTGCCAGTTTAGGCCGAGGTCTAAACCAGCTGGATCCTGACAAAGGTACTTACACTCTTCACAATATCTCAGATTATGATCATGTTCCAAGCTTTGTTTCTGACCAGCTTATTTACCCTTGTCTAtgccagaagaggaagaggaggaggaggaggagagtgacgACGATGGTCAGGAGCTTTGTCTTCCCCCAGACGGGGTCGTGCTTGGAGAAGAGTCTCTGGAGCCGCCTGCTAAGCTGGCCAGGACTGACCAGAGAGTCCTCTTCACCACCGGATCAGCTGACGACTAACCACAGAGTCACACTGCTAGATGTGGGCTGATTATATTAATCATACAGACACTTAAATGTACAAAGAACACTAATTTATACACTTGAAACATGTAAATAGatcttgtaaatgtgtttgcacACCCCTTGCTGCATACTGTTACTTTCCCACtagtttaaacacacaaacacgtacacgcacacaaacacacacgcacaatcaAACCACGCTCTTTCAGTAGCCGCTGCTGCCTGAATGGCATGACTACCTGTTGGCACCATTGATTCAATACAAAATCATTGTTTCTGCAACAGGTAGTGGTTTCAAAAACACAAGGCGTTTTCACCCTCAGTCGTACGATCTTCTGAAAATATGAACTGAAATCCAGGCATGTCATTTTCGTTCCTCTTTGTATTTCCACCTGTAGCCTTGTCGAGAAACATCTGCTAACCCTGGATCCTCCTGAAACCGTCACTGCCGTATCAAAGTGATCTTGAAAATaatgtgatatgtgtgtgtgtgtgtaaaagtaaattCTAGAGGGTGTGGGTCGGGACCTTTTACAGTCAGTGATTGCTGAATTTAGTTACTAATTCAttcaaaggaaaaacacatttgtaaaagACAGGTGgtttggattgtgtgtgtgtgtgtgtgttagtgtgtcttcgtgtgtgtttgtgagtgtgagggGTCACACCGCTCTAATGTGTTTTCTGGAGGATGACTGAAcattgcttttgtgtgtgtgtgcgtgtctgtctgtctggttgtgtgattgtgagtcATGCACGTGTTGACTGGTTTCCTCTGTAGATATTTTCCAAGGCTTTTCAAATGTTGTTGATTTGGGAGACGTGTAGCTTCTCTGTTTGATTTGCCTGTAATGAAATCCTAGTGGTGTTCTTGGAGTGCCTGTCGCGGCTGCTACACACACTTGTAAAGATAAAACTACGGCTGTAGAATAGGGGCTCTCATTAgttgctgcaaaaaaaaaacctttctcTTTTTGTCGAACCGCTAGTTCCACGAGAGAGGTACTGTACGTGTCATATATTTAAAGTGCTTCATTCCTGCTCATCTACTAAGCTCCTCTGTGGCCTCATTGTTCTTTGAAATATCATTTTCTTGCCTTATTTTGATGCATTTTTCCACATGTGTGTGCCAAACCTTTTTACTTTGATCCCAGATCATGTCATTTATGAATTTTCTCTATGTTTTAAGGAGGACTGTGCCTGAGTAAGAACGGTGATATACTTATATTCTGCTGTATATTTATCCACTATTTTGAATTTTGTTGTCACTAAGTGAACCTCTCGTGCCGTGTATGGTGCTGTGTTGTCACACATTGTAATCAGCCTATGTGTGCTTTCTTGATTTGTGGTTGTACCTTCAGTTATCAGTCCTATCTCATACCTTTTTTCGACTTTTCCACAAACCCTGCCTCTTTGCACACTTTCGATTGTTGTCTTTAAAGCTCCGAGAGAGTCCATCTTTTTTTCAATAATCCTTTACGTCTTAggtatttgtttttacagtgtacAGTGCTCCGCTCAGTGTGGTTCAGAGAATTTTGCGAGAGGGGAAATCTCTGTCTGCTCTCCCTGCACAGTCCACTGAGGCTCatctccctcatctctctctgcGATTCCGCACTCCCGCCAATGGCTTTTGTTTGGCTTCAAACATACATGTTCTTACACTGTTCATCAAGATTGGTTGTTgtaaacatttcctttttcctgaTTTGAAACGCATATGTCTTGAAATTGCTGCAGTGCACATCTTTGACGGGCAACGCCCGCCTCAAACCAGCACATCATCCTCACATGGAGTCTGATGCTACCACGGCAGGACAGTACATATCACTCCAGTCTTTTAATGTCCCAAAGCATTTAGAATGCCCATTGTTTACCCGGTAAGACAAATGTTTAgtcatttctttttataatttattgtttctaatgtaaaaaacaaacttgagaaaaaaaaaaaatgttcagtgGCAGTGTTTTATGAATTTGGTCTGCTCTAAGTATGACTGTGCCTTTGGAGGTGGTAGAATGCAattcagatgtttttaattttaaagatATAAATTAAAGAATTTTTAAAATTGCACTGGTGTCGATTTGATTTTTCTCACCGTCGTTTCTCCACCTACATCACTGTGTTATAAACTCTGGCTGAAGGATGAGAACGGGATAGTTTCTGACTCGCAGCCAATATCTTGCTCCGTTGTGTGTAAAACGCATCATGACTTCCTGGATTCTGCTGTAAGTTACCAAAAGGGACAGTAGGACAGATGCCACAAAACCTTTAGTCTGTTTTATGAAATGAACGCCAGCTTCTCCTGGATTTACCAACATATAAGCTGTGTTTTCAGGCAAATTTGGAAAGTTTGAAATACTTAATGTGGGAAACTCAGATCAAAGTTGATAGTatccagattttctttttaattctaTTGAGTAGTTCATTTACCCTTTTAAAAAGATGCATGATCTTTATAACGGtatcttttttgtgtgtgaataaatTGGCTTTCATCATCTTTGCATTAATTTATAGAATCTGCAGACATGTGCAAGCAAGGCGACAACAAACGTTCACACATTTAAGTAATTGACATATGCCCCTTTTTAATTAGTATTGCTGCTGGTGGTCATTTATtaacaatatcaacactgttGCCACAGGGTGGCGCTGAGAATACAAGAATCATACCTGATACATCTCAGACAGTCACGTCCaactgcttttttttataatgctgAATATGTGTACACGTGTAATATATCTTGAAATGGGACACACTGGAAGACTAGATTGAATTATTTTATACACAAACGACAGCTGTGTGCGAAACGATCATCAGGTTCTCGTTGGCATTCTTAAAACAGTACAAAGCAAAACTTTCAGCCTTGAGGCGAAACAGCTGAATGGACGGTTTGAATGTCGCCATATGCAAAATATTCCCGTTGTAGGCCAACAGGGGGCGACAGAACCTCCACGTGAATACATTACAGGTCACTGCACGGAAAAGAGACAGTTGCTTCAAGGTGAAAACCCACCAGATGTATATGTTGGCTTTAAAAGGCCTGACAATCTCGagcattaatataaaacacaaattttaaatcatatttttcctcATCATCTTGGCCCTCCATCCACAGTAAGCCGGCGTTTGTTTGTGACTAACCCTAAAAGGATATTTGAAGATGAACATAAAGGTGATTAAAACTACGAAATGAACAGAGGCAAGCAAAAATGGCAAAAATGATCCTAACATACTTTCATCCGAAGCAAAACAAAGATGCATAACCTGTAGCAAGGCTGTTCATACCTTCAACCTACAAGTGACCCATCAAACAACTCATGGCTCCACATCTTGGAGAATACTTCCACATCAGCACACAGTTAAGGTCTTGCATGTCACCAGTAGAGGGCAGACTGaagctccccctgcaggtgaaGGGTGTTCCTGCTCTTTTATCATCTatctctggtgtttttttttatcattattagtCATCCCACATGCACAAATCAAAATTGTAGAATCGTGTTCGTACTCAGTAGACCTGTTTCGCTCatacaaagtttttttttttaaatggaaagcAAGCCTCGCTagaggaaactgaaaaacaaaaatcacaacAATGACCACACAAATGAGCTTTAAAAAGGAATTCCGTGGATTTTTACCTTACCAAATACCCAAGGTGATTGGAGTTCTGCATTTCAGTAAATATATGACTGAGATATGTGGGTTAGGGTTTAATAATGACTTAGTTTTCTTAAGAAGATAATAAAAGATATGAGACAGACGATCTGGCGTTTCAAGGCTTCCGTTGTTTATAATGgcaaatgtaaatgtatgtagAGGTTTTAAAAAGCTGTGTGTACCTGACATGAGGGGATCATCAGTCTTATCCCTTCCTTCTGGAGCAAAACACTACACCGTCTGCTCAGctcacatttttattaaaaagcaaGGGGTGTTTGGTGCTGGGTAGAAATTGGACTTTCACttggaacaaaagaaaaattaaaacaaaactaaaacttAACAGCGTAGATCCTGGCTCAAAGTTCGGGGTTGTCCTCTTTGTCCTGTCTCCTTGATTCTCTCCAGGTTGAGACTTTCTGCTGTGAACTCTCACTGCGTCTAAAACACAAACGGTTGAAACCATGGACAGATCAGCTTCTTACTACATGTTGCAAATTgtatgaattacattttttatctcaGATGACGGTAAAGACAGATGATGAACACCTTGCGGCAGCCTCAGTACCAACCTGTCCTTGCTGAGGAGGGGCTGGCTGCCCAGGAGCCTGTCCTGTCGGGCCATAGTACGCAGACTGCTGCCTGTAGTACTCGGCCCAGGCTGCGCTGTAGTCCGGCTGACCTCCCGTTGTGGATGCTGCTGCCCCCGCTGCTCCCGGAGCTGTGGCCGCAGAGCCAGGGACGGAAACTCCTGTCTGGGCTGGAGGTGACACACAAAGGAGACATGACCCAGCTCAAACTAAGTTTGTCACACAGAACTAAAAGTAACCACCCACAGCTTCTGCAGAAAAGAGAATTGTTGCAAAGACACGGAGCAGGATACGTAGGAACAGGAACCCAAATATACCAAAACAACCAGACTCATTTAAATCCTAATAAATGTGTCATAATCAATGAATGTAATATTAGTATTTCTTTAATCAATCTAAGATTTGGGCTGTACCTTAAATTGATTACACATCAATTCAAGTTTGATTTAGTTCATTCACTTGATGAACATGATGATAGTTAATTACTCACATTAAAATGCTATAAATGGCACAAAggtaaaaaactaatttaattaGCTTTTTAACAGCAGAGAAAGTTACAGACGATCTTCTCCGTCTCACCCATCTTCTTGTAGTACTCCTCCCAGGCCTTGGTGTAGTCTGGCTGCCCCCCCGGCGTCTGTGCGGGCTGGGTCTGGTCGCCTGATGTGTGGTCTCCTCCAGTTGGGTTTGCAGGGTACTGGGTCGGCACAGCCCCCGACGGCTGCTGGTAGTACTGAGCGTAGTATGCCGCCCAGGCTGCGTTAGGGTCATTAGCTGCTGCCTTGCCTAGAAAAGACGcagggtggagggggtgagGTCCTCATAGGGTGAGGGTGAGCCCCTGCTACTGGCCTGGAGACCGGGCTTGGATACCAGGGGGAAAACAGAGACAGGATTAGCCAGAACTGCTTTAAGTGCAGAAACTGCATCTCAACACATCAGTGCTCTTGTGTACCTTTCTCAGATTTCGCAAAGAGATTACTCATCAGAAAGGACTAGGAGGGGTCAGAAAATGACCTGGGATGAAAATACTGTGTTGGGGTTGATAAGTTGCTAAGATgggtaaaaacaaatgttaatctCAGGAAACTCAGGAGAAGGGGTGAATTCAAAGGAGACTCACTGGGGTCTTGGGGTGCCTGGGGCTGCCACTGCTGGTAGGTGTTACTCCAGCCCTGAGTGTTGTACTGGTGAGGACCTGGAGGACCACCACTGAGGAGAAAAGGTTTTGTTATTATCATAGATGCTCTAGAGAGTCTGCTGCGCTGACTTATGTCTAACCCATGTTACACATAAGTTGAACGTCACTTACTGTGGTGGTCCAGGGGCCCCAGGCGGTCCAGGGTTGTAGGGGTTGGGGTTGTAGGGACCCAGTGGACCAGCAGGACCTGGTCCACCTGGCCCTGGGCCCACAGGACACAAAGGACCCTGGTGGACACATCATAGTTACACATCATATGAAGATACAAGTCTATCTCATTTCAAATGTACACACAAAAGGATAACGTATGTACTTCAATCTTTTCCTCAATGAGCTGCTTGGCATGGTCGATCTGCTGCGGTGAGCCCCTGATGATAAACAGCTTGAAGTTGGGGTCTCCGTTGGGGGGCGGCTGTCGTGAGATTTCCACAAATGCCCCTGTCTGCTGGTTGATAGACTTGACATTCTCACCTCCCCGGCCAATCACGAGCCCACACTTGTGGGCAGGAATAGAGAAGGTCATTTCCCCTCCTGGGGGACCCCAGTCGCCTTGTCCACCTCCTCTGCCCCTGTTGCCTGTAGGCATTCCTTGAGGACCCTGTAGATGGAGGAGAGAGCCTCATGACTACAGCTCTTTTAGAATGAGGcggtttgtgcatgtgtgaaagaatTTGATCCATACCCCCTGTCCCTCCTCCCTGACCCGgatgctctgcagcagctcgttGATGATCTGGGCGGCATGTTCACAGCAGTCAGGAGGACCACTGATGTGCGCAATCTTCTCTGGACCAGTCCCATCATCTGAGAGGAAGATTTAAGTCTGCATtagctttattaaaaaaaaattaaaaatgtatcactaaaatgtgtatttttttaaaaacataatttcatcCATGGTCACGACAGGGTCCAACCTTGTTTGAACTGTATCCGAACTCCAGCATCATTCTGGATTTTCTTGATCATCTCTCCATTGCGTCCAATGACAACACCGACTGAGTGTCGCGGCACCGGGACCTGAGTTTAGAACATAAATATTAACAGTACAAGCTTAGATTTTGTTAAATGGCAACTGATACcatttccaaacacacacaaacacacatataaactcacactcacatccaTGCCACCTCCCATTCGGGAGCTGAAGTCATTTCGTTCACTGAAGCCGGCGtggtctctctccctcagaaTCTCCTCCACCATTTCCTGGGCTTGCTGAAAAGGATAAATATGATAATTAAACTCCATGATTAATTCCATTTAATTTAAACTTTAGTAAGATTCTTTAATTGTTTCACCTGGACTTTGTATGGATCTCCAATAATACGCAGGGGTTTGTCAACATTAGGTCCCTGAGAGGCATCCTGGATCAGGATCATCTTTACACCTGCACGCTCCTAAAGTATCACACAGACCAACGTGGTTTTAAAGGCCTGTACTGATACAGCTGCACTGCAAAAGTGGGAATATATATACTGAGATAATCACAGTTTCCAAACATGCTAAGGCAAGAGCCATGCAACGTACCTGTAGCTGTTTGATGGTCTCTCCTCCCTTGCCAATGACAAGGCCGGCCTTGCCAGCTGGGATCATCATTTCATGAACGCTGCCATTCTGCCCGTTGGTGGACTCGTGATAAGAAGCAGGGGGGTCGCCCCTCCCTCGTGACACTATCTCATCCAGCAGCATCCTGGCTTGCCTGGCCAGAGAAGAGTTGAGCGGTTACTCGACATCCATTTGGACAAACAAATTACATACAGCTGTCAATAGGGTCATTATAGATAAACAGTTAATAATGGCAGAATAGAATGGGGCTTCAGAGCTTCAACAAAACTAACAATATGATATGTTTGTATCCTGTCTCCAAGTCGGACTGATTTAGTGATTTGCGTTCACAGGTCAACGGGGCCAGCTTCATTTTTAGTGACCATTTCTTATGGTACCAAATGTATTGGTATTGAGCCTATCTGCAAAAAATTTAAAACTTACTGTATCGAGTCCTTGCAACCAGTGAGAGAGACACTCCTCACTGGAAGGCCTCCACTGTCTGGACACACATAGAAACAGGACATAAGTGAAACCAAAAGGAAAACTACATTCTAAATTGTAAAACTATGGATAACTGTTTGGACTCCACAAAAGTGCAGCAAGTACCTGGAGCTATCTGAACCTTGCAACCTGACTCCTGCTGTATTTTATTGATCTGTTCACCTCCACGGCCAATAactgtggaggaagagaagacagGCGGGTCACACTCTGAAACAGTGGCATCGAGCTGTGACTGACATCACAGGGACAGCGTGGCAACAATATGGGTAAAGACAAGAGTTAAACCTCACTCACCGAGTCCCACCATGCTGTCAGGGACATTGTACTCCTCTGTGTTGGAAGCAGGCCTTCATCAGCGAGGACAACGACAAAGAGGGAACAAGAGGGGAAAAAGGGAAGGATAtgatttcttattattttattttccacaaTTTTATTTTCCCGCCAGTCATGAAAAAAGCCGCTCATTATTTCCCAATCAAATTAAAGCTAGAAGCTCTTACCTT harbors:
- the LOC133971074 gene encoding far upstream element-binding protein 2-like isoform X2, which translates into the protein MSEYSTVSPPGSGAPLSGQSALGNGSAAIQKDAFADAVQRARQIAAKIGGDAGPPVNINAASDGFPFTAPKRQLEDADEPESKKLAGQSDLDSANALSIGAQLAALAQQRPASNTEEYNVPDSMVGLVIGRGGEQINKIQQESGCKVQIAPDSGGLPVRSVSLTGCKDSIQQARMLLDEIVSRGRGDPPASYHESTNGQNGSVHEMMIPAGKAGLVIGKGGETIKQLQERAGVKMILIQDASQGPNVDKPLRIIGDPYKVQQAQEMVEEILRERDHAGFSERNDFSSRMGGGMDVPVPRHSVGVVIGRNGEMIKKIQNDAGVRIQFKQDDGTGPEKIAHISGPPDCCEHAAQIINELLQSIRVREEGQGGPQGMPTGNRGRGGGQGDWGPPGGEMTFSIPAHKCGLVIGRGGENVKSINQQTGAFVEISRQPPPNGDPNFKLFIIRGSPQQIDHAKQLIEEKIEGPLCPVGPGPGGPGPAGPLGPYNPNPYNPGPPGAPGPPHGGPPGPHQYNTQGWSNTYQQWQPQAPQDPSKAAANDPNAAWAAYYAQYYQQPSGAVPTQYPANPTGGDHTSGDQTQPAQTPGGQPDYTKAWEEYYKKMAQTGVSVPGSAATAPGAAGAAASTTGGQPDYSAAWAEYYRQQSAYYGPTGQAPGQPAPPQQGQTQ
- the LOC133971074 gene encoding far upstream element-binding protein 2-like isoform X1 — encoded protein: MSEYSTVSPPGSGAPLSGQSALGNGSAAIQKDAFADAVQRARQIAAKIGGDAGPPVNINAASDGFPFTAPKRQLEDADEPESKKLAGQSDLDSANALSIGAQLAALAQQRPASNTEEYNVPDSMVGLVIGRGGEQINKIQQESGCKVQIAPDSGGLPVRSVSLTGCKDSIQQARMLLDEIVSRGRGDPPASYHESTNGQNGSVHEMMIPAGKAGLVIGKGGETIKQLQERAGVKMILIQDASQGPNVDKPLRIIGDPYKVQQAQEMVEEILRERDHAGFSERNDFSSRMGGGMDVSVPVPRHSVGVVIGRNGEMIKKIQNDAGVRIQFKQDDGTGPEKIAHISGPPDCCEHAAQIINELLQSIRVREEGQGGPQGMPTGNRGRGGGQGDWGPPGGEMTFSIPAHKCGLVIGRGGENVKSINQQTGAFVEISRQPPPNGDPNFKLFIIRGSPQQIDHAKQLIEEKIEGPLCPVGPGPGGPGPAGPLGPYNPNPYNPGPPGAPGPPHGGPPGPHQYNTQGWSNTYQQWQPQAPQDPSKAAANDPNAAWAAYYAQYYQQPSGAVPTQYPANPTGGDHTSGDQTQPAQTPGGQPDYTKAWEEYYKKMAQTGVSVPGSAATAPGAAGAAASTTGGQPDYSAAWAEYYRQQSAYYGPTGQAPGQPAPPQQGQTQ
- the LOC133971074 gene encoding far upstream element-binding protein 2-like isoform X3, coding for MSEYSTVSPPGSGAPLSGQSALGNGSAAIQKDAFADAVQRARQIAAKIGGDAGPPVNINAASDGFPFTAPKRQLEDADEPESKKLAGQSDLDSANALSIGAQLAALAQQRPASNTEEYNVPDSMVGLVIGRGGEQINKIQQESGCKVQIAPDSGGLPVRSVSLTGCKDSIQQARMLLDEIVSRGRGDPPASYHESTNGQNGSVHEMMIPAGKAGLVIGKGGETIKQLQERAGVKMILIQDASQGPNVDKPLRIIGDPYKVQQAQEMVEEILRERDHAGFSERNDFSSRMGGGMDVSVPVPRHSVGVVIGRNGEMIKKIQNDAGVRIQFKQDDGTGPEKIAHISGPPDCCEHAAQIINELLQSIRVREEGQGGPQGMPTGNRGRGGGQGDWGPPGGEMTFSIPAHKCGLVIGRGGENVKSINQQTGAFVEISRQPPPNGDPNFKLFIIRGSPQQIDHAKQLIEEKIEGPLCPVGPGPGGPGPAGPLGPYNPNPYNPGPPGAPGPPHGGPPGPHQYNTQGWSNTYQQWQPQAPQDPTRSPGQ